The DNA region TCACACTGCTTTTTCCTCCACCCCCAGCTGAGAAAGATCTAAAATGCATTTTTGTCTTACTTTCTGAGGATTGATTGTCATTAAATTAGAAACTGCAATTGCCACCAAACTCAACCAGTTTATCACTGTAACAATTCCTTAACAACCTAGCTTTACCTTTTTGGCTTTATTGCTTAAGCATACCTGTCATACTTCCTCTAAAAGCAAGAGTAACCCTGTTTTATGAGAGCCATGATAACTAATAATATAGCCCATTATACAATGCTTGCCAGAGCTCTAATTCAAAAAATGGACTATTCTATCTTCTCTATCACTGCACAACATTTCATTTTCATCATTatctttatctttatttttttctcatagAAGTACTAATCTCTAATTCCTTTATGCTTGATATCATCTGGGGGATAAACCAATTAGTAGTAACTCTCTGTTCCAGCTTACCTACAGTCCACTCTGGTAGGGACCATTATTCCTAGAAAGACTTTAAAATGTAATAAcgtcaaaattttaaattacattCATAATTACAATCCATTCATTCATATTCTTAATTGTGGTACCACATTACTTTTGTGCCCCCCACCTCAAATGACACTAGTAATTGTAAGGCAGTAACATGTAGAAAAGTTTACTCCATAGGAGCTTTGCTATCATATTTTACTTTCAAGTTTAACATGAAACAAACTTTCAATGTCAACGTTATTGTTTGAAATTACTAAACACCTGTTCCAGCTTACATATCCTAGGCTCTTTCCTTGATAGATCTAATTTCTTATCTGCAACTTTTGTTTTCACTTTGCAACCATCGTCACCGGTAGTGTTATTTTTTTGATGAACCAGGGAATCCTGAAGGTTTGGGTGCTGAGCTGTTGGAAACCCTAGTAAAGATGGCTCCTACTAAAGAGGAAGAGATAAAACTTAGAAACTACGATGGCGATCTCTCAAAACTTGGAACCGCTGAAAGATTTCTTAAAGCTGTGCTTGATATACCATTTGCATTTAAAAGAGTTGAAGCTATGCTATACAGAGCGAACTTCGATTCAGAAGTCAATTACCTTAGGAAGTCTTTTCAAACCCTGGAGGTCTGGAAAACTTTTTTCAGTCCCTTGTTATCTTTGATCTCATGTTTTCTGAGTAactaactaaccaatcaattacTAATATCTTTCAGGCAGCAAGTGAAGAATTAAGGAACAGCCGGCTATTCTTCAAACTACTTGAAGCTGTTCTCAGGACAGGAAACAGAATGAATGTTGGCACTAATAGAGGTGATGCTAAAGCTTTCAAACTGGAAACCCTATTAAAACTTGTAGATATAAAGGGAACAGATGGAAAGACCACATTACTTCACTTTGTGGTCCAAGAGATCATTAGATCTGAAGGTGCAGGAGATGAATCTGCAAATGGGAATGTTCAGTACCGAATGGAATCCAAATTCAATGAGGACGAGTTTAAGAAGCAAGGATTGCAGGTTGTGGCTGGGCTCAGTAGAGACCTTATTAGTGTCAAAAAATCAGCAGGAATGGACTCAGATGTCTTGAGAGGCTATCTTTCAAAGCTCGAAACGGGGCTTGAAAAAGTGAGACTGGTTTTGCAATATGAGAAGCCAGATAAGCAAGGCAATTTCTTTAACTCCACTAAGCTATTTCTGAAATATGCTGAGGATGAAATAGTGAGGCTTAAGGCTGATGAGAGAAAGGCCTTATTGCTTGTGAAAGAAGTTACAGAATACTTTCATGGGAATGTAGCAAAGGAAGAAGCCCACCCTTTCAGAATTTTTATGATTGTAAGAGACTTTCTAAATATTCTGGATCTAGTGTGCAAAGAAGTTGGAAGAATGCATGATAGAATTGTTGGCGGTTCTTCCAGATCCTTCCAAATAGCTTCCAGTGCCTCTTTACCGGTTCTGAACAGGTATAATGCAAGACAAGATGGGAGCTCGGATGAGGAAAGCTCATCCCCCTAGTATTGTGAATACACGAAAGACGCGATAGTCTCTCCGAATAACAGTGAAAGTAAATTAATGTTTTTTGCAAATTTAAGTTGAAATTGCCTGCATTTCCAGGTTTAGAATCCCAACTTTAATAGGGAAGAAGGACATCCTTCACTAAGATCGAACATCAAACACTATGCATGGAGGGGGAAAGAAAGTGCACACGCCATTGAAAGCATTTATATCATCCTCATTCAACTCCGTGCGAAGAATAAATGAATTTCTAAATGGGAGATGCAGGAGATGCATCATTTTGTTTCTTGGACACCATACATATGCTTACAGTCAAAATAGATTTTATTAGCTCAGAGTTCTACACATTTTCGTATTCTAGAATGCTCTCATGTATTTTTTAAGACAAATATTGGTAATAAATAGCAGTTTTGCAGCAATTGCTTTATCTGTTCTTATCATTTAAAAACACACTAGAATTCTAGTTCTATAATGTTGAAGCAGAACTTTGTGAAGTGGTGAAAGCAAAATGGGTTTCTCAAAGTCAAAAGAGAACATTACCAGGAAAAGTGGTGAAGGTGCCTTTTCCTTAAAAGCAGCAACGGTTCTTTTGTAGTGAGTTGGCTGCAACTCATCATTGTTTCCTCGTCAAATGTTCCATtagaaaaagagtcgaagccaGCCACTGCATATTTGCCTTCTCTGACCTTTTGGCTGCTAATAGCCCTGGATTGCAGATTTTTATTCATATTTGGGGTTTTAGTTCATGCACACATAACTCTCTTAAATCTTATTTCAACTCATTTTTATATTGAAATGCCTGTGTGCCAACATCTCCTTAGTTGCCAACGGAAATCTAAAGGTACACAATTTGTTGCAACACTAATTAACAACGTGTTCTTAGCATTGTATTTCAAGAACCTATGGACAGAGCTAAAGATCACCCTTTATTAGAGTCATCACTCACCAATCACTAGCGTGCCTGTAGATTTTGGGAAACTCAATACTCCGGCATCAAACATATATCAGACCAGATTGAAAGTTTAATTGAGGTGATTTTTTCTGTTCTTTCAAAGAGATGAGTTTGAGGTACTTGGTTTCTTCTTGGAAGAagaacatttttattttttattgaagaACTTCAAAAATGAATGGCAAGCAATGTCCATTTTAAATATACAAATATCCaactaatatttaaaattaatcttTAAATATATAGTTTGACCATTTAGTCAAGGAAAGcataagaaaataattagaCAAAACAACGGcaggaaaaaagagaaaataggTGGAAAGTGTTCCTCCGCTTCACATTCTTTTAAAATCAAGGTAGAGAGAGGAGCAGCACTTAATCCTTGAGGGAGATTTCTTAATTACAGTTACACAAAACATACATCAAATATACAATTTGAAGCTGGTCTTAGATCAATAGCTGCGATCTAAGTCCTATATCTCCAACAAAAAGCCATAGTCATTGTGGCCTAAAGCATGGTGCTATCCCAATTCCTCTTGTTCTCAAGATCTTTTCAACCAATATTTTCCATctgatttcttctttcttgctttgTTTTGACACTCGCTGCTTAAAGTTCCTGAAATGACAAGGTTTTTGTAACAATTAAGTTGTATGATTGAACTGCACTAAGCAAAATCTTAGACCATAAACAATATTATTACCTGCATAACGGAACTCTACAAAAATCAGGATCAGCACATAGTCTAGAGTGTAGCTCCAATAGTTGCCACATCCTCTTGCAATGAACACAACCCCCTGGGACTCTCAACTTGCAGCCAGCAAAATGTCGAACAAGCAACTCCAATGCCTTGCAGGCGGCATACCTACATGGTTGGTTTGCTTTGAAGTCCTTATCATGAGGGCCAATAGTTCGACAACCATCTCTACATATGTGAACAAGCGCTTCCATCGCATCGTATAGTTGCAGATATATCTCTCTTTCATTGATTTTTCTTATCCTCTCCTTTTTGCTCTGAGCAATCAGTTGATCGAAAGGCAATTAGGCAATGCACTAATCAAGTTACACATAGTGTAAGATAGCATGTTTGGGAACACATTATGCAATGATGTCTAAAGataaaatcaattctaagaGAAGCTCCTATAAGTAATCTGTGCGTTGAAGTTGATCTGAGAAAAAGAGAAGATTATCTAAACATGCTAAAACTAAAATGAGGGGGGAAAGACAGCCTTACATTTTCCTCGTCAATCACTGACTCCAGAATTTCCTTTTCTAGAATAGGGTGGCTCTGCTTCATTGCTTTCCATCCTTCGGACACAGAAACAGCTTTGAAGTTCTTTAGTATCTTACGGTGACAAATGAGGCTGAGCCGTGGAGCATCACACAGTAATGCAAGTTGAAATACATCAACTAAATTATCTATAGTGAGTAATCCCAATTCTAGCTTCTGTTCGCACTCACGCTTCAAGTCTGGGACCATGTATACATGTGACAGCACCAGCAAATGTAGGATGTATTCCTCCatttcttctttctccaaacTATGAAAGAAGGGCAAAGCAAAATTTTCAGCACATTTATGTTCAATATGAGTAATGCAGAACAAGTTTTGCTGTATAATTTGCGAGGAACTCCATTGCCAATTATATTGTGCAACGTGAGTATCAGAAACGAAACAAATTGAAGGAGTCGAACAAATCAATCACGCAATTGCTTTGAGCAAACAAAATTTCAAGAGAATATTATCAGACCTTCTTACCCCACAGCATAGGTTAAGCTAATGATTTCTACACAAACATTCTGAGAATTTTGAGGTAAATTGAGGGATCAAACATACCGAGAAGAGTACAGGAATCGAATGAAAACTCGAACCACGTCATGAGGAACACCAAAGATTGAGATTGATCGCCATCGATTGTGACGTTTTGCTTGCTTCAGCATGCCTCTGATAACGGGAGAAGTCATGCCCTGTTCATATAGGACAAAGTGAGTGGTATCCACAAAAATTGAATTCAAGATAACATACAGATCAGTCTGTCTAGTATTAATGATTAATGACAAAACATCTGCATTCCATGATGATGCAGATCATACAAACAAAGCACTCCATGCCTCCATGGACTCAGAATCCAATATATCCAGCTCTTATTTGACTGAGCAGATCTAGTACTCTAGTTAGTATCTGGATAGTTAAAGCAGTAACATGAACCTGAAAAACTGAATATATTTGCCTACTACATCAGTGAaaatctcaaaatcaatttccagggatttgaattttttttttcttgcaatTGATTCTAACTGTAAAATTAATATTGGAATGAAGTTACAAAATCTAATTCTTGCAGTCACAACATCACCCTACAAGAATTACTTTTCCCATGTAACCAAACATAAATCCCGTCACCTTCAATTCAATTATAGGATGAAcaattttaccaaaatcaattgtCACAACGTTGATCCAATTATTCAAACATGTTAACATGAGCATAATTCATTGCAGTAAAATTGATGTAGCTTTACCAGTAATACATGTGCTTGCAAAACCAGAATAAGTATCTATGGTACAACACCAAGCAAGGTGAATGAACTTACAAGAATGTTAGAGTGAGCATAAACAATGCCACCATTTTCAGTATTAATGCAAACATCTGCTCTGTAACCTGCATCAAAGAGACGCTCCCACAAATCTCTTGTTGCTGACCCTTTCTGTGCTGAATACTGATTCGTCACCAGGCAGTCACAAGGACAACCAATTGCTGTAAAACGGGGCAAAGGCGGTGGTGCCGGAATGCGTTTCTCACCGCTCCGGGGTGGTTTACAACAATTGCTGTCAGTGTTAGACATCATCAGTTTCTTCACTGCTGCATGAATAGAACATAAAATCAAGTTCTTACTAATATTTATACTAGCATTATGGATAAGGATGTCTTATTTGTCCGTTTATGTCGTTTGAATTTATCCAATTCCAAGTTCAAACAAAATATTGATGCATTAATTCCTTCTATTTTTTGGTCAAATTGTCATAAATCCTATATATAATTACATCATTTAATGAGTAGTATAAGACTGGATGACAGTTGGAAACTTTTTTACATTGAAACGCGTACAAATTAATGCAAATCTTTACATATTTTGACTCTTAACTATttctttttgttgtttgattatGACAAGCTTTTCCACGTAAGTATGGATAAGATTTCACCGCTTTTGTTAAATTATGGATTGTAAAATTGTTTTAATGCAATATCAAGAGAAAATTTCATCAATAAAATGTTTAATTTCTTTTACTGATTTTGAAAGAAAATCGTTTAATTTATGGACAGTATAAACATTAACTTATGGTacttgaatttttaaaaaaaaattaactcatGGTAATTGATAGGCAGTGTTAGAAGAAAAGATTTTCCTCTGAACCAGTAGACCTTATTTTCTTTATCATTACTGATTTctcttattaataatattcaacACAATGAAGTATTTTTCTTTATAAACTTAATTTTAAAGGGAAAAAACTTGAGACCTCTTCTACcataaaaaaaacttgagaCTTCAAATGAAGTGCCGGCTAATCCTCACATTATTATTTTAGTCAGTTTTCATGTCAAAAATTCATGCCACATGCATCCATTACTGAGTCAATCATGTTTAACTCGAGTGTGATAGAGATCAAAGTCTTTAAAAAGCGAATTTTCATACTTAAAATACTATatttcaatattcaatattaaaAACATTGGAGCATACCCAAGCCCCTATTACTAATTGCCATGAATTTTAATTAATCACCAATTTTCTCATATTAAAAAAATGCAAATAAATTTCTaataattttagaatttttttttgtcaatagtAAATTAGTAATTTATTCTAACTCGTACATAAAATCTCATTTTAGGCCTATGTATATGTCGGGTCAGTCCTGATCAAATGGGTCCAAGTATTTATCTTGTGTGGGCTGATATTTGACCCACATGAATCACATATATTAGATTCTTTAATGTTAATACTTTTCGTTATGGGCAAAACCCACCCTAGTCTGCCTTCTTTATGTACTAGTTGTTTACTTAGGCAcacacaaaaaagaaaaaatgcaaTGTTAACACTCCTTCACAGTTCTACTAGAGAAATATATAGGAAGAGAAGAGTGAAAAATGAAACTTATGAGGAGGAGTGATGTGATaggggaaaaaaaaagaaatacaaaCCGAGTGAAATTGAGTTGTAAGTGAAGCTaattaagggcccgtttggtggtcaggacaaaataggataggacaggataataatcatatcctgttgttatatgttgtttgttgcgtcagcaggataggataacactatcctgtctcctatcctatcctgtcaatcatgtgtaaaagttatcttgAGGGGAGAGCTAGGATagaacaggataggataccagttatatattttatttcagtatcctaactccaaattaatttattttaatattatataattaataataatattaattaataaatgtaaaatattaatttaactaaaataaaaaataaataaaattattattcataaatagtaaaatagactactcacttacaaatactaatttattaataataatagactaatttaatatttccATCTCCtactatttaaaaattatttatctacttatataataatttaaatataaaatatttttgaaataataatatttttaatttagttaatttttattgtttatcacgtgtcacaactaagtgaaaaccattgattacaaatattgattttttaatagtaatagattaattttttattttcatctcctattatttaaaactacttatctacttgtataataatttataattaaaacataaagtacttttgaaataataatattcttaatttagttaatttttattgttaattatcacgtgtcacaactaagtgaaaaccaattggttaactgcataattttatttgaaatataggctatcttcaaaaaaaaagactaattaataaaatttaaattaattttatttattttaaaatatagacgcattcatgaaaatgtaaatgaattaaatttaatagaatgatcaattttaaatatattttttattcaaatataaatctgatacatttttcttTACCATATCTTGtctttatcatgtgcacctcaaacacatgatatgataagagtctatcctgctcttatcctatcctgttgctatcctgttcacatattatatcctatcatatcttatcctgaccaccaaacggaccCTAAATGTGAATATATCAAGGTTGCTATAGTTGCTCTTtgtgaataattttttaaaatcaatctTAGATACTTTAATATTAATACTTTTCTTTATGGGCAAAACCCACCCTAGTCTCTGCCTTCTTTATGTACTACGTTGTTTACTTAGGCACAcacgaaaaataaaaaatgtaatgtAAACACTCCTTCACAGTTCTACTAGAGATACAtataaaaagagaagagtgaAAAATGAAACTTATGAGGAATGATGTGATAggggaaaaaaaagaaattgaaataaaaactGAGTAAAAATGAGTTGTAAGTGAAGCTAAATGTGAATATATCAAGGTTGCACAAAAAATATACTTGCTCtttatcaataatttttttaaatcaatcttttttttaatttaataactATGTGTTTTATAATATTGTCTATTTATATTCCACCATTCAatccccctttttttttttgaaaactatcTTGCCCATGAGTTGTAGACAAATAATATGCCAAACAACTACCCAGAAAGTACAATGCTAATGTCAACATCTAAAATGTAACATCAAGCCCTCGGATCTTCCATGATCATCAAATACACCCTCCCTCTTAGTCTTACATGATTAGCATCTACattcatcatactcactaaaatatctacactttAATTTTTACAATTCCCCATAAGCCACATTATCTACGACATTTGACTAACTTTTTActtcaacccaacaactcttaaaagtttctatagtggatcccaccatcaacttcacatttatatattttattatttatatccattttaattaattatatttgcaACTTAAATATGATGGAGGTAGATGTTCTTAACggtaagtgcttgtaataaatacaagctcacttttcaagtctagtgtggagtatctattcccacatactcatctttgtcaTGTTAGAATTGAAAATGTACTCCAATAGTAATAAATACTCGTATAAGTATGTATTTAAACTACCATTAGAGATGTTCTTATGATTGATTTTGATAGCCAAATTGCACTGttttattattcatcaaactaaTTGGTTAACCGTGATGGTTCACTTTCATTGACAATTTGCCATCATTAATGCAACAGCACCCTTCGGTTCACACTTCCAACAACGACCCTTGGAGGTTTTCACAAATTAATCTCTTCAACTAATCAGGATTAATTTGCTAAATGAACGAAATCAAAATTATACAAAAGCTACAGAACAGAGGATCTAACTAAGATCAACAAATTTATCTATAAGACATTTAAATATTTGATtcaacaaattttccaattgcaGATCATAATCAACGCAGAAGAAATTGAAATAGCAAGCATAAAAAATCACCAAATAAACAAGATCTTCATAATGGCAGAAATGAATTCACAGAGAAAAATGGATCAGGTTACCTTGTtcgtttgaactttgaagcgTTTCGTTCTGTAATTTTGAAGCACTTCCTCCTCccttgaaaaaatgaagaacaatgcaaattaagaagaaaggaagagacGAGGGTTTCTGATTCTGAATCAGAGTTTgcccttttctctctctctctctcttccgcGGGAAGGAAATTGCCAAGGAGAATGAGATTTACGCGGAAGGATATATAAACACACAAACAAACAGAGCCTAGCTGTTTGTCACTCACTCACGCTCCTTGCTATAAATAtactaaaataaaatcaaaatatcaacaacagcaaagaaatTAATGTGcacgttttattttatttttatttttattttatttacgaAAGACAAAACCAATTTATTTTCAGCCACGCAAATGCATGTCATAGCCTCGTAGATATTCTCCAGCTGTGACCGTCTGTTTGTTTCAACTTTTGGTTACACGTTGTAACACCAATTGGAACACTGTAAACTATGCAATCATTCCCACTTGCCCCGCCAATTGGCTATTACGAAACAGACAAGGATGTACGAATTACCAATGTCTTCGAGACAGTGTGAATGTGATCTATTTTCATAACTAGAACTTAAATACAAACAAATTAATTAACATGTATTCACACGAAACCGTAGAAGAAATGTATatgataaaatacaaaaattagaCATGTAGTAGATTAGGTTAGTACTAGAACAAAGAGATGCTAGTACATACTTAAGTATAAAAATCTCAAACTTAGTGTCAAACACACACACTTGATCATAACATAGAGTTGGTTTACAATTTCAGATGCATCGCATAGCTACAAATATATGTAAGATGAAATTTGCACGCCTGTCAGTGTACCTGCATTGCCGCTATTAGGATAGCACAGAGACAGGGGCGGTTTGTCCTGGCATGTACATGTGATGATATgtagagaaagaaaagaagtacTCAAATTGTTCAGTGCTGtgaatttaaaacaaaaatgtCAAGGAGAGACAAGTTATGCTATGTCAATCGACAAAAAGCTACATGAATCATCTGTTGGAGGT from Lotus japonicus ecotype B-129 chromosome 2, LjGifu_v1.2 includes:
- the LOC130740909 gene encoding BTB/POZ and TAZ domain-containing protein 4, with translation MMSNTDSNCCKPPRSGEKRIPAPPPLPRFTAIGCPCDCLVTNQYSAQKGSATRDLWERLFDAGYRADVCINTENGGIVYAHSNILGMTSPVIRGMLKQAKRHNRWRSISIFGVPHDVVRVFIRFLYSSRLEKEEMEEYILHLLVLSHVYMVPDLKRECEQKLELGLLTIDNLVDVFQLALLCDAPRLSLICHRKILKNFKAVSVSEGWKAMKQSHPILEKEILESVIDEENSKKERIRKINEREIYLQLYDAMEALVHICRDGCRTIGPHDKDFKANQPCRYAACKALELLVRHFAGCKLRVPGGCVHCKRMWQLLELHSRLCADPDFCRVPLCRNFKQRVSKQSKKEEIRWKILVEKILRTRGIGIAPCFRPQ